A single window of Gossypium hirsutum isolate 1008001.06 chromosome A10, Gossypium_hirsutum_v2.1, whole genome shotgun sequence DNA harbors:
- the LOC107936369 gene encoding putative ABC transporter C family member 15 isoform X2, with the protein MSQVAWEVFVIFIPVTAICLWYQQYYIPTARELARLAGIQRAPILHHFAESLAGAATIRAFDQENRFINANLGLIDNHSRPWFHNVSAMEWLSFRLNLLSNFVFAFSLVVLVSLPDGIINPSIAGLAVTYGINLNVLQASVIWNICNAENKIISVERILQYSNLASESALEIEECRPHNNWPEVGTICFRNLEIRYAEHLPSVLNNISCTFPGRKKIGVVGRTGSGKSTLIQAIFRIVEPREGSIIIDNVDICKIGLHDLRSRLSIIPQDPTMFEGTVRGNLDPLVQYSDNEVWEALDKCQLGERVRAKEEKLDATVIENGENWSVGQRQLFCLGRALLKKSSILVLDEATASVDSATDGVIQKIIDQEFKDRTVVTIAHRIHTVIDSDLILVLSDGRVAEFESPAKLLEREDSLFSKLIREYSMRSKTFQQLRKSA; encoded by the exons ATGTCACAGGTAGCATGGGAAGTGTTCGTCATCTTCATTCCTGTGACTGCAATTTGCTTATGGTACCAA CAATATTACATACCAACAGCAAGAGAACTGGCACGCTTAGCAGGAATACAAAGAGCACCTATTCTTCACCACTTTGCAGAATCACTTGCTGGTGCAGCAACAATCCGTGCATTTGATCAAGAAAATCGTTTCATTAATGCAAATCTTGGTCTCATTGACAACCATTCAAGGCCCTGGTTTCATAATGTCTCAGCAATGGAATGGCTTTCTTTCAGACTAAATCTACTGTCCAATTTTGTATTTGCTTTCTCATTGGTCGTGCTGGTGTCGCTTCCTGATGGAATCATTAATCCAA GCATTGCAGGACTGGCTGTTACATATGGAATAAATTTAAATGTTCTGCAAGCTTCAGTAATATGGAACATATGCAATGCAGAAAACAAGATTATCTCAGTAGAGAGAATACTTCAGTACTCAAACTTAGCTAGTGAATCAGCACTTGAGATTGAAGAGTGTAGACCCCATAATAACTGGCCTGAAGTTGGAACCATTTGCTTTAGAAACTTGGAG ATCCGTTATGCTGAGCATCTTCCATCTGTCCTAAACAATATTAGCTGCACATTTCcaggaagaaaaaaaattggtgTTGTGGGAAGGACAGGAAGTGGGAAATCAACACTTATACAGGCTATTTTTAGGATAGTTGAGCCTAGAGAAGGGAGCATTATAATTGACAATGTGGACATTTGTAAGATAGGCCTTCATGACTTAAGATCAAGACTTAGTATTATACCACAGGACCCTACAATGTTTGAGGGAACTGTTCGAGGGAACCTTGATCCTCTCGTGCAATATTCGGATAATGAAGTATGGGAG GCTCTGGATAAATGCCAACTTGGTGAGAGAGTGCGTGCAAAGGAAGAAAAGTTGGATGCTACAG TGATTGAAAATGGGGAAAACTGGAGTGTAGGTCAAAGGCAATTATTCTGTCTTGGAAGGGCATTGTTAAAGAAAAGCAGTATTCTTGTACTGGATGAAGCAACAGCATCAGTTGATTCTGCAACTGATGGAGTGATACAGAAGATTATTGATCAAGAGTTCAAAGATCGGACAGTTGTGACAATAGCACACAGAATTCACACTGTTATAGACAGTGATCTTATTTTGGTTCTAAGTGATG GAAGAGTTGCAGAGTTTGAGTCACCTGCGAAACTACTAGAACGAGAGGATTCATTATTCTCTAAGCTTATAAGGGAGTACTCCATGCGGTCTAAGACCTTTCAACAGCTTAGAAAATCTGCTTAA
- the LOC107936369 gene encoding putative pentatricopeptide repeat-containing protein At4g17915 isoform X1 — MCLGKKKEAERRMVHRFSTRLLNVCIASLCKAHKLEKAESVIIDGIRLGVLPDVVTYNTLIDAYCHFGIDAGYAILHRMREAGLTPDIISYNSLIAGATRNHQIARSLDLFDEMIERGIVPDVWSYNILMHSFFKLGKPDVAHRVFKDIILAEQSPSIATFNIMMNGLCKNGYTMNAFMLFRNLQRHGFVPELLTYNILVSGLCKIGRLGSARRVLKEIVESGHVPNAITYTTLLKCFFRKKKFEEGIELLLEMKSKGYTFDGFAYCTVIGALTKIGKVKQATEFMVDMIETGIELDIVSYNTLINLYCKTGELEEAYKLLDEIEKKGLECDKYTHTIMIDGLCKAGNVEVAAQHLKYMNMMGFDSNLVAYNCLVDGLCKVGQIDNAIKVYKSMEVRDSFTYSSLVYNLCRDRRYHSAAKLLLSCLRSGMKILKSAQRAVLLGLRYSGFPGEAKRLKSKIRIARILNH; from the coding sequence ATGTGCttgggaaaaaagaaagaagcagaaagaaGAATGGTTCATAGATTTTCAACTAGATTATTGAATGTTTGCATAGCTTCACTATGTAAGGCCCATAAATTGGAGAAAGCTGAATCAGTTATTATTGATGGTATAAGATTGGGAGTGCTCCCTGACGTTGTAACTTACAATACATTGATTGATGCATACTGTCATTTTGGAATTGATGCCGGTTATGCCATTCTTCATCGAATGAGAGAAGCTGGTCTTACCCCAGatattatttcatataattcttTGATAGCTGGTGCCACTAGGAATCACCAAATAGCTCGGTCTCTTGATCTATTTGATGAAATGATTGAAAGAGGCATAGTCCCTGATGTTTGGAGTTACAATATTTTGATGCACAGCTTTTTCAAGTTAGGAAAACCAGATGTGGCCCATAGGGTTTTTAAGGATATTATACTTGCTGAGCAGTCACCTTCTATTGCTACTTTTAACATTATGATGAATGGTCTTTGCAAGAATGGGTATACAATGAATGCTTTTATGTTGTTTAGGAACCTACAGCGTCATGGATTTGTGCCAGAGTTATTGACTTACAATATTCTTGTTAGTGGATTATGCAAGATTGGTAGATTAGGGTCAGCAAGGAGGGTTCTTAAAGAAATAGTGGAATCGGGCCATGTTCCAAATGCCATAACATACACTACTCTATTGAAATGCTTCTTTAGAAAGAAGAAGTTTGAAGAGGGAATTGAGCTATTGTTGGAAATGAAGAGTAAAGGGTATACATTTGATGGTTTTGCTTATTGTACAGTTATTGGTGCTCTAACTAAGATAGGTAAGGTGAAACAGGCAACTGAATTCATGGTGGACATGATTGAAACTGGTATCGAGCTTGATATAGTATCTTATAACACACTAATTAATTTGTACTGTAAAACTGGTGAGTTGGAAGAAGCCTATAAGTTGTTGGAtgagatagaaaagaaagggTTGGAATGTGATAAGTATACACACACTATAATGATTGATGGATTGTGCAAGGCAGGTAACGTTGAGGTGGCCGCACAACATTTGAAGTATATGAATATGATGGGCTTTGATTCAAACTTGGTTGCATATAACTGTTTGGTTGATGGGTTGTGTAAAGTTGGTCAGATCGATAATGCGATCAAAGTCTATAAATCAATGGAGGTAAGAGATTCTTTTACCTACTCCTCTTTGGTATACAACCTTTGCAGGGACAGGAGGTATCATTCTGCAGCCAAGCTCTTGCTATCTTGTTTACGAAGTGGCATGAAAATTCTGAAGTCTGCTCAACGAGCTGTCTTGCTTGGTCTTCGCTATTCTGGATTTCCTGGAGAAGCAAAAAGGCTGAAGTCTAAGATTCGCATCGCTCGAATATTGAATCATTga